One genomic window of Candidatus Binatia bacterium includes the following:
- the nuoH gene encoding NADH-quinone oxidoreductase subunit NuoH: MPIDFAIIAVKVFVVLNMILVLAGVLGWIERKGSALIQDRIGANRASIFGFAGLGLINTMVADPLKFLTKEDVIPAGVDRLLHTLAPLVNLVPVLVAFAAIPIGDVLVVGGRTIELQAVNLDVGVLYIVAVIAISVYGVVLAGWASNNRFSLLGGIRGSAQMISYELGLGLSILAMVMTYGTLDLQQMVREQGQLIGGWLPAWGILYQPLAFLIFLTAGIAESKRVPFDLPEGESELVSGFFTEYSGIKYLLFFMTDFAEIAVVAGLVTTMFFGGWQVPYLLGDGFHFPGGATVPLPQAVVALLGVAAFMAKTLFFCWLQVALRWTLPRLRYDQLMSFGWKGLMPLALVNIVLTGAVALALQR, encoded by the coding sequence ATGCCGATCGACTTCGCGATCATCGCGGTCAAGGTCTTCGTCGTCCTGAACATGATTCTGGTGTTGGCCGGCGTGCTGGGGTGGATCGAGCGCAAGGGCAGTGCCCTGATCCAGGACCGCATCGGCGCCAACCGGGCGAGCATCTTCGGTTTTGCCGGTCTGGGGCTCATCAACACGATGGTCGCCGACCCGCTGAAGTTTCTGACCAAGGAAGACGTCATCCCGGCCGGAGTCGACCGGCTGCTGCACACGCTGGCGCCGCTGGTCAACCTGGTGCCGGTGCTGGTGGCGTTCGCGGCGATTCCGATCGGCGACGTGCTGGTCGTCGGCGGGCGGACGATCGAGCTGCAGGCGGTGAATCTCGATGTCGGCGTGCTCTACATTGTCGCGGTGATTGCCATCAGCGTTTACGGCGTGGTGCTGGCGGGGTGGGCGTCGAACAACCGGTTCTCGCTTCTCGGCGGCATCCGCGGTTCGGCACAGATGATTTCGTACGAGTTGGGTCTGGGGTTGTCGATCCTGGCGATGGTGATGACCTACGGCACGCTGGACCTGCAGCAGATGGTGCGGGAGCAGGGGCAGCTCATCGGCGGGTGGTTGCCGGCGTGGGGTATTCTCTATCAGCCGCTGGCTTTTCTGATCTTTCTGACGGCGGGCATTGCCGAGAGCAAGCGGGTGCCATTCGATCTGCCGGAGGGCGAGTCGGAGCTGGTCTCGGGATTCTTCACGGAGTACTCGGGGATCAAGTATCTGTTGTTTTTCATGACCGACTTCGCCGAGATCGCGGTCGTGGCGGGGCTGGTGACGACGATGTTCTTCGGCGGGTGGCAGGTGCCGTACCTGCTCGGCGACGGCTTCCACTTCCCGGGCGGTGCGACCGTCCCGTTGCCGCAGGCGGTGGTGGCGTTGCTCGGCGTGGCGGCGTTCATGGCGAAGACGCTCTTTTTCTGCTGGCTGCAGGTGGCGCTCAGGTGGACGCTGCCGCGGCTGCGGTACGACCAGCTCATGAGTTTCGGTTGGAAGGGTCTGATGCCGCTGGCGCTGGTCAACATCGTGCTGACCGGGGCGGTGGCGCTGGCGTTGCAGAGGTAA
- a CDS encoding dodecin family protein has product MVEKTVQLTGSSARSIEEAVEIAVSRAAATIDNIRRVHLVDVEAVVERGAVARWRVKVDLTFGVQDIIHE; this is encoded by the coding sequence ATGGTCGAGAAGACTGTACAGCTCACGGGTTCTTCCGCCCGCAGCATCGAGGAAGCGGTCGAGATTGCGGTGTCGCGCGCGGCGGCGACGATCGACAACATCCGGCGGGTGCACCTCGTCGACGTCGAGGCCGTGGTTGAGCGCGGCGCGGTGGCGCGTTGGCGAGTGAAGGTCGACCTGACCTTCGGGGTGCAGGACATCATCCACGAATAG
- the nuoK gene encoding NADH-quinone oxidoreductase subunit NuoK — MTPLPLNWYLLLAATMFTIGAVGVLVRRNAIVIFMSIELMLNAVNLVFVAFSRQLHSVDGQVMVFFVMVVAAAEVAVGLAIIIAVFRNRETVNADEINLLRW, encoded by the coding sequence ATGACGCCGCTGCCGTTGAACTGGTATCTGCTGCTGGCGGCGACGATGTTCACGATCGGCGCGGTCGGCGTGCTGGTGCGGCGCAACGCGATCGTCATATTCATGTCGATCGAGTTGATGCTGAACGCGGTAAATCTGGTCTTCGTGGCGTTCTCGCGGCAGCTCCACTCGGTCGACGGGCAGGTGATGGTCTTTTTCGTGATGGTAGTGGCGGCGGCGGAGGTTGCCGTCGGCCTGGCGATCATCATTGCGGTCTTCCGTAATCGGGAGACGGTGAACGCCGACGAGATCAACTTGCTGCGGTGGTGA
- a CDS encoding MBL fold metallo-hydrolase, whose product MREGTVQEVAAGVFLVRLPLPGKPTVVNVYLLSGAGGWVLVDTGLNTQDSLEAMEAAFAAVGCRPEAVRAIVCTHHHPDHFGASAALKQRTGAAVWISRADHRSSEHYRTRERGDEAMAFFARHGLPIERFGRVPTPGEWWGTMYMPAEPDEFLEDGAVVSVAELSLEAIATPGHTPGHCVLRLPSQGLLVAGDHLLPKITPHVGWYPDGPPDPLGDFLASQRKVQGLDVRLVLPAHGRPFTEHRRRAAQIAQHHEYRLREIADAVGARPLTAYAAAQKAFGFDRDAPLTLQFPATFETLAHLEHLCVRGEVAREDGAVETLYRRRRAP is encoded by the coding sequence ATGCGCGAGGGCACAGTTCAGGAAGTTGCCGCGGGGGTGTTTCTGGTGCGCCTGCCGCTGCCCGGTAAGCCGACCGTCGTCAACGTGTACTTGCTGAGTGGCGCCGGCGGCTGGGTGCTGGTGGACACGGGCCTCAATACGCAGGACAGCCTGGAAGCGATGGAAGCGGCGTTTGCCGCGGTCGGGTGTCGGCCCGAGGCGGTGCGGGCCATCGTGTGTACGCACCACCACCCGGACCACTTCGGGGCCTCGGCGGCGCTCAAACAGCGCACGGGCGCCGCGGTGTGGATCAGCCGTGCCGACCACCGCAGTTCCGAACACTATCGGACTCGAGAGCGCGGGGACGAGGCGATGGCGTTCTTCGCGCGGCACGGCCTGCCGATCGAGCGCTTCGGGCGCGTGCCGACGCCGGGGGAGTGGTGGGGCACGATGTACATGCCGGCGGAACCGGACGAGTTCCTGGAGGACGGTGCGGTGGTGTCGGTAGCCGAGTTATCGCTCGAGGCGATCGCCACGCCGGGGCACACGCCGGGGCACTGCGTTCTGCGCTTGCCGTCGCAGGGGTTGCTCGTTGCCGGCGACCATTTGCTGCCGAAGATCACGCCGCACGTCGGGTGGTATCCCGACGGGCCGCCGGATCCGCTCGGGGACTTCCTCGCCTCGCAGCGCAAGGTGCAGGGGTTGGATGTCCGGTTGGTTCTGCCGGCGCACGGCCGTCCGTTCACGGAACATCGGCGCCGAGCCGCTCAGATCGCGCAGCATCACGAGTACCGTTTGCGGGAGATTGCGGATGCCGTGGGGGCGCGGCCCCTGACCGCGTACGCGGCGGCGCAGAAAGCGTTCGGCTTCGACCGCGACGCGCCGCTGACGTTGCAGTTCCCGGCGACCTTCGAGACGCTGGCGCACCTGGAGCACCTGTGTGTTCGCGGCGAGGTGGCGCGCGAAGACGGGGCGGTGGAGACGTTGTACCGGCGCCGGCGGGCGCCATGA
- a CDS encoding NADH-quinone oxidoreductase subunit A: protein MSATFQAAAGESARMFDQYVPVLLSFAIAGLIAGGMLGLNWLLAPRRATPIKLEAFECGNPSTGSAWGRFPVKFYVTAILFIVFDVEVVLLYPWGVLFRQLGWFGFFEMLTFIGVLGLALLFVWRKGGLEWE from the coding sequence ATGAGTGCGACGTTCCAGGCGGCCGCAGGTGAGTCCGCGCGCATGTTCGACCAATACGTTCCCGTCCTGCTGAGTTTCGCCATTGCCGGTCTGATCGCCGGCGGAATGCTCGGGCTCAACTGGTTGCTGGCGCCGCGCCGGGCGACGCCGATCAAGCTGGAAGCGTTCGAGTGCGGGAACCCGTCGACCGGCAGTGCCTGGGGTCGTTTCCCCGTCAAGTTCTACGTCACGGCCATCTTGTTCATCGTCTTCGACGTGGAGGTCGTGCTGCTTTACCCGTGGGGTGTGTTGTTCCGGCAGCTCGGTTGGTTCGGGTTCTTCGAAATGCTGACGTTCATCGGTGTGCTTGGCCTGGCGTTGCTGTTCGTGTGGCGGAAGGGCGGGCTCGAGTGGGAGTGA
- a CDS encoding DsbA family protein, with translation MKRLICTGVAALSLVGAGVAVTTAVRAADDPNAKIVDYYRRKANVPPNVTLQVEDVKPSTAFKGAKSAVIVAGNRKVPVTMSEDGRYLVFGEVEDITVDPFKAVMEKVAVKNRPFKGGENAKVTIVEYSDFQCPFCTRGYNTMENQVLKEYGDKVKFYYKHFPLPMHPWAQPAAVATECALLQNNKDAYWKLYNFYFEHQKEITPQNLKEKTAEALKDSKIDMAKFNECFDGNKTADEVKAQMTEGQSVGVTGTPGFIINGRLVSGAQPFENFKAVIDDELNRKS, from the coding sequence ATGAAGCGACTCATCTGTACAGGTGTGGCGGCGTTGTCGTTGGTAGGTGCGGGCGTGGCGGTCACGACTGCCGTCCGAGCTGCCGACGATCCGAACGCGAAGATCGTCGATTACTACCGCCGCAAGGCGAACGTTCCGCCCAACGTCACCCTCCAGGTGGAAGACGTTAAGCCGTCGACCGCGTTCAAGGGCGCCAAGTCGGCCGTCATCGTGGCCGGCAATCGCAAGGTGCCGGTGACCATGTCGGAGGACGGCCGCTATCTCGTCTTCGGCGAGGTGGAAGACATCACGGTCGATCCCTTCAAGGCGGTGATGGAAAAGGTCGCGGTGAAGAACCGTCCGTTCAAGGGCGGCGAGAATGCCAAGGTCACGATCGTCGAGTACTCCGACTTCCAGTGTCCGTTCTGCACCCGTGGCTACAACACCATGGAGAATCAGGTGCTGAAGGAGTACGGCGACAAGGTGAAGTTCTACTACAAGCACTTCCCGCTGCCGATGCATCCGTGGGCGCAGCCTGCGGCGGTGGCTACCGAGTGTGCGCTGTTGCAGAACAACAAGGACGCGTACTGGAAGCTCTACAACTTCTACTTCGAGCACCAGAAAGAGATTACGCCGCAGAACCTGAAGGAAAAGACGGCGGAGGCGTTGAAGGACTCGAAGATCGACATGGCGAAGTTCAACGAGTGCTTCGACGGCAACAAGACGGCCGACGAAGTGAAGGCGCAGATGACCGAGGGCCAGAGCGTGGGCGTGACCGGAACGCCGGGTTTTATCATCAACGGGCGTCTCGTGAGCGGTGCGCAGCCGTTCGAGAACTTCAAGGCCGTCATCGACGACGAGTTGAATCGCAAGAGCTGA
- a CDS encoding NADH-quinone oxidoreductase subunit N yields the protein MIAPPDISWLALLPVLLVAGTALLAMVTDLWSEGPDRDSVGWVGVIGLIVTAVAAAALWNTRISTLSDALVLDRYGLFFTLLFCLGSGLSVLMSMSYLELTDIRTGDYYTLILLATVGMVLMAMGTDLMAIFLGLEVMSIGAYVLAGMARQELRSNEAALKYFLLGAFATGFLLFGIALLYGATGTTTLPAMGTRIAQAAVDQPAVVTAGIGLLLVGFAFKVAAVPFHVWAPDVYEGSPTAVTAFMAVGIKSAAFAAFVRVFMHTLAPLGADWTWIIWILAVLTMTVGNITAVVQTNIKRMLAYSSIAHAGYLLIGMVAGGSGGGSAMLFYLLVYALMTLGAFAVVIAIGRRGEPNEEIADYAGLGFRNPVLGLAMTVFMLSLAGFPPLGGFVAKFYVFSAAVQAGYYWLAIIGMLNSVVSVYYYVAVLVRMYMQEGDLQVTPASRRPYLLATLVIAAAGTIVLGIFPAAVWDIAHQSFEALG from the coding sequence ATGATCGCGCCTCCGGACATATCGTGGCTGGCGTTGTTGCCGGTGTTGCTGGTGGCCGGCACGGCGTTGTTGGCCATGGTCACCGACCTGTGGAGCGAGGGGCCCGACCGCGACAGCGTCGGCTGGGTGGGGGTGATCGGTCTAATCGTGACGGCGGTGGCGGCGGCGGCGCTGTGGAACACGCGTATCAGTACGTTGTCGGACGCGCTGGTTCTCGATCGTTACGGGCTTTTCTTTACGTTGCTGTTCTGCCTCGGCTCCGGTCTGTCGGTGCTCATGTCGATGAGCTATCTGGAGCTGACCGACATCCGAACCGGGGACTACTACACGTTGATTCTGCTGGCGACGGTCGGCATGGTGCTGATGGCCATGGGGACGGACCTCATGGCGATCTTCCTCGGCCTCGAGGTCATGTCGATCGGGGCGTACGTACTGGCGGGCATGGCGCGGCAGGAGTTGCGGTCGAACGAGGCGGCACTGAAGTATTTTCTGCTCGGGGCGTTTGCCACGGGGTTCCTGCTTTTCGGTATCGCCTTGCTGTACGGTGCCACCGGCACGACGACGTTGCCGGCGATGGGGACGCGGATCGCGCAGGCGGCGGTCGACCAGCCCGCGGTGGTGACGGCGGGGATCGGTTTGTTGCTGGTGGGGTTCGCTTTCAAGGTGGCGGCGGTGCCGTTCCACGTCTGGGCCCCCGACGTGTACGAGGGTTCGCCGACGGCGGTTACGGCGTTCATGGCGGTGGGTATCAAGTCCGCCGCCTTTGCGGCGTTCGTGCGCGTGTTCATGCACACGCTCGCGCCTCTGGGGGCGGACTGGACCTGGATCATCTGGATCCTTGCCGTGCTCACGATGACGGTCGGCAACATTACTGCGGTGGTGCAGACCAACATCAAGCGGATGCTGGCCTACTCCAGTATTGCGCATGCGGGGTATCTGCTGATCGGCATGGTTGCGGGCGGCTCCGGCGGCGGCAGTGCGATGCTGTTCTATCTGCTGGTTTACGCTCTGATGACCCTGGGGGCGTTTGCGGTGGTCATTGCCATCGGTCGGCGGGGCGAGCCGAACGAGGAGATTGCCGACTACGCCGGACTGGGTTTTCGCAACCCGGTACTCGGATTGGCGATGACCGTGTTCATGCTATCGCTGGCGGGCTTCCCGCCGCTCGGCGGGTTTGTTGCGAAGTTCTACGTCTTCAGCGCGGCGGTGCAGGCCGGGTACTATTGGCTGGCCATCATCGGGATGCTGAACAGCGTCGTGTCGGTGTACTACTATGTTGCGGTGCTGGTGCGCATGTACATGCAGGAAGGCGACTTGCAGGTGACGCCGGCCTCGCGCCGGCCGTATCTTCTGGCGACGCTGGTAATCGCGGCCGCCGGGACGATCGTGCTCGGCATCTTCCCGGCTGCCGTCTGGGACATCGCCCATCAGTCGTTCGAGGCGCTGGGGTAA
- a CDS encoding NADH-quinone oxidoreductase subunit J, translating into MALIVLAMLAGLLLASGAGLVLFAGFELSGAAPATVVFAVLAIGLIAASLGVVLARHPIRSALSLVVAMFLLAAMFATLDAQLIAALQIIVYAGAIMVLFLFVIMLLNLQAEPGFSVGVRHLGVGAAAGVLFLLAVGRFFLGDAGATAAAGPGGPGMGAPVPADFGGIVPIGERLFTHFLLAFEVTSILLLVAVVGSIVLAKRNLV; encoded by the coding sequence ATGGCGCTGATCGTCCTTGCGATGCTGGCGGGTTTGTTGCTCGCGTCGGGTGCGGGTCTCGTGCTGTTTGCGGGTTTCGAGCTGTCGGGTGCGGCGCCGGCCACGGTGGTGTTCGCGGTGCTGGCGATCGGGTTGATTGCCGCTTCGCTGGGTGTGGTGCTGGCGCGCCATCCGATCCGCAGCGCTCTGTCGTTGGTGGTGGCGATGTTCCTGCTGGCGGCGATGTTTGCGACGCTGGACGCGCAACTCATCGCCGCGCTGCAGATCATCGTATACGCCGGAGCCATCATGGTGTTGTTCCTGTTCGTCATCATGCTGCTCAACTTGCAGGCGGAGCCGGGCTTTTCGGTCGGGGTGCGCCATCTCGGGGTGGGTGCGGCTGCCGGCGTGCTGTTTCTGCTGGCGGTAGGGCGTTTCTTCCTCGGAGATGCGGGGGCGACGGCGGCGGCGGGTCCGGGCGGGCCGGGAATGGGGGCGCCGGTGCCGGCCGACTTCGGCGGCATAGTGCCGATCGGCGAGCGACTGTTCACGCATTTTCTCCTGGCGTTCGAAGTAACCTCGATCCTCCTGCTGGTGGCCGTCGTCGGGTCGATCGTGCTGGCCAAGCGTAACCTCGTATGA